In a genomic window of Oncorhynchus kisutch isolate 150728-3 linkage group LG9, Okis_V2, whole genome shotgun sequence:
- the LOC109896696 gene encoding E3 ubiquitin-protein ligase Hakai has translation MDQSDNDLQGTDGSGSLGGPDVRRRIPIKLISKPTIRSKPAPRTQRPMGRQPSKPQAGDEESFSFKQEERFDSGTKAGDVFASQRRFPQQMFWDFKLNLIGEKDDIPAHFCDKCGLPIRIYGRMIPCKHVFCYECALLHEKKGDKMCPGMQLFSCTDPVQRIEQCLRGSLYMCSIVQGCKRTYLSQRDLQAHINHRHMRAAKALASRQDALHLPPSTEVPDRFRVPPPHLPKTQGHLPPSLQHGGHDPYSQPPQASHDAPPLSQETFRIATVTTRARSNLITVPIQDDSGSSSTSSSRDPLPPGPGPAPPPHHHPDYPGQPVVSHPHHMMAPPQQHYGPPPPPPPPINHPMQHPPQGSGTPHMVYNQAGPPPPMSNAPPPITPPPGHIMGQMPPYMNHPPPGPPPQHGGPPVNAPPPHHYNPNSMQQFPEDQGTLSPPFNQQGGLSPGMWPAPRGPPPPRMQGPPPQGQMPGPHHPDQSRYRPYYQ, from the exons ATGGACCAAAGTG ACAATGACCTGCAAGGCACGGACGGCTCGGGGAGTCTTGGGGGCCCTGATGTCCGCAGACGCATCCCCATCAAACTCATATCCAAACCAACCATCAGGAGCAAACCTGCTCCCCGGACACAAAGACCCATGGGCAGGCAGCCCTCCAAACCCCAGGCTGGGGATGAAG AGAGTTTTAGCTTCAAGCAAGAGGAGAGGTTCGACAGTGGTACCAAGGCTGGGGATGTGTTTGCAAGTCAACGGAGGTTCCCCCAGCAAATGTTTTGGGACTTTAAG TTGAATTTGATAGGTGAAAAGGATGACATTCCAGCACACTTTTGTGACAAGTGTGGTCTGCCCATAAGGATCTATGGACGCATG ATTCCATGCAAGCATGTGTTCTGTTATGAGTGTGCTTTGCTCCACGAGAAGAAGGGAGACAAGATGTGCCCAGG TATGCAGCTCTTCAGCTGCACAGACCCGGTCCAGCGCATCGAACAGTGTCTACGTGGTTCCCTCTACATGTGCAGCATCGTGCAAGGCTGCAAGCGCACCTACCTTTCCCAGCGTGACCTGCAAGCCCACATCAACCACCGCCACATGAGGGCAGCCAAGGCCTTGGCAAGCCGCCAGGACGCCCTGCACCTTCCCCCATCCACAGAGGTGCCTGACCGCTTCCGTGTGCCCCCGCCTCACCTGCCCAAGACTCAAGGGcacctcccgccctccctccaaCACGGGGGTCATGACCCCTACAGTCAGCCACCACAGGCTTCCCATGATGCACCTCCTCTTTCCCAGGAGACCTTTCGCATCGCCACAGTAACTACACGCGCACGCAGCAACCTCATCACCGTGCCAATCCAGGATGACTCCGGttcttcctccacctcttcctcccgTGACCCTCTCCCTCCTGGCCCGGGCCCTGCtccacccccacaccaccaccctgACTACCCTGGTCAGCCTGTAGTGTCCCACCCCCACCACATGATGGCGCCACCGCAGCAGCACTATGGCCCTccgcctcctccccctccacccatCAACCACCCCATGCAGCACCCGCCCCAGGGCTCTGGGACACCCCACATGGTGTACAACCAGGCCGGCCCTCCCCCGCCCATGTCCAACGCACCTCCTCCCATTACCCCCCCGCCAGGACACATCATGGGTCAGATGCCCCCCTACATGAACCACCCTCCTCCAGGCCCCCCACCTCAACACGGTGGTCCTCCAGTCAACgccccccctccccaccactACAACCCTAACTCCATGCAGCAGTTCCCTGAGGACCAGGGCACACTCAGTCCCCCTTTTAACCAGCAAGGGGGTCTGAGCCCTGGGATGTGGCCTGCCCCTAGAGGGCCTCCTCCTCCAAGGATGCAGGGCCCCCCACCTCAGGGCCAGATGCCTGGACCCCATCACCCCGATCAGTCCCGCTACCGCCCTTATTATCAGTAA